The following are from one region of the Stenotrophomonas lactitubi genome:
- a CDS encoding response regulator, whose protein sequence is MARIVLIEDSPTDRAVFTQWLRRAGHEVLEADNAEDGLQLVRDQVPQLVLMDVVLPGMSGFQATRAMARDAAIKHIPVIIVSTKAMETDKAWGLRQGAADYIVKPPREEELIARINELVA, encoded by the coding sequence ATGGCTCGTATCGTCCTGATCGAGGATTCACCGACCGACCGCGCGGTGTTCACCCAATGGCTGCGCCGTGCCGGCCATGAGGTGCTGGAAGCGGACAATGCCGAAGATGGCCTGCAGCTGGTCCGCGACCAGGTGCCGCAGCTGGTCCTGATGGACGTGGTGCTGCCGGGCATGAGCGGTTTCCAGGCGACCCGGGCGATGGCCCGCGACGCCGCGATCAAGCACATCCCGGTCATCATCGTCAGCACCAAGGCGATGGAAACCGACAAGGCCTGGGGGCTGCGCCAGGGCGCCGCCGATTACATCGTCAAGCCGCCGCGCGAGGAAGAACTCATCGCGCGGATCAACGAGCTGGTGGCCTGA
- a CDS encoding Hpt domain-containing protein — translation MSSLRDAMSHAALGWVKPELDETLRLVRNEVEYFAEDPGDSSRMRICAGYLHQVQGTLRMVELYAPAMVAEELEQLAIAVGKGEVAERDEACATLMRGSVLLPDYLERLQNGHRDIPIVLQPLLNEIRAARGEALINDSVLFAFAPDSVTATEAELDHARGSLSGRNRELLDTVGNAVKEELLQVKDALDLHLRTDGAPQQLQEQVTKLGSVADTLGMLGLGAARGVVVQQRDALRGVVEGRQQIDEDMLLDIAGALLYVDASLDDQVAHLGASGSGQDDPSAVENRRTVEVLAHEAIANFAAAREHFVAFIETSWNHAELQDVPRLLGDVSGALRMLDLGTAADYLRGVQQYIEAELIGRQRVPSGRQLDTLADAMASLEYYLEALRDRRPGREDILDITRSSLEALRYWPLPERGVAAAEPVQPVEREAVPVPAVPLQIEPLDAIVQAAAPTPGDVPASLPDFTFDPLPEAPAADNGLMFGSLATPAVPAEPRDTPAPLLFAASSAPAPEVPQWELGGFDAPAGTAAEHSDERAPTFASFDPVSFDPLSVEQSNAAAWTLSEAPVLEEADAQATAVDVNDDALLATSLDEASFAAPLDAVISPAFDPVAAEQDGPPLLNDDVVFRFDSSLLDNADDVLSLEAMETLSLDDEQESPATLELVDAVAVPQANDGLAVAELTDATAETEAEAYVEPVADLRASEDLPASAAAPTVSLVDVDTIAPIDFSEADAQFFAELNAAAADFNPQAMQATAGPTETVPPAVAEGGFEAGFDDDAENIDQDIREVFLEEFDDELGNLGTLLPAWRMQPDNMDRLRPIRRIFHTLKGSGRLVGARTLGEFAWKIEGMLNRVLDGTRAPTPAVLAMVDHAYTALPQLNAALRDGQRVSVDLQAMQAIADRVGAGEETFYVALPGAAAPALVAAADAVEPVGSAEPVVDVPAESAVEAAGTPANIDSVLREILEAEVELHQATLQGWLRSAQQAPHPVSDALLRAVHTMNGAFAMTEVPEITAVTGGAESYIKRALAAEVVPGDDAVAALDETAQAINATMDALQAEQPRIAPQAELAQRLQALAGELPEARWPMTGLDVEDEDEDEDEDDQLLSLVADADTDVDVSTHEVGIEPEAGRDTDDVDAADADVLDAVQVSEDALSDAGLESAELTGSDDLSRYFDAGWPSMPDAPAPESTLEVAAATLVAAEIEAGQAVVTSEDTALEDAALTAVDDLSPYLDASALPVDDRDLDVANDLNTPLPFTPEMAVDEDAAAVPLDSELSSLQDEMAVPGFADPVTLEAALEAGLHVIDEEQDRDEDGQWPVLGLQASELAPGEAEAFAEDADVGGEAAVGEGESTDQPSPATVEDVGPVETAQDAISPSRFFELEDAPGQAAVVDSGMIVVPVAMEAAAIDAEPVAVDSADAAVPADTAVLEAQTESETESETEESADLLDFSVYDRELVDIFVEEGKDLLDHCDGLISELREAPQDREALAGLQRDLHTLKGGARMAGINAIGDLGHSIESLLEAVAGGRTEIERRDVQLLERGFDRLHQLLTRTGEHRIVEPAQDLLDAFEARTTTDIAAAASAAAAAAAVVAEQAPQATPAVAVVDAPLSAPLPVEGSTEEDPLARPQQEQVRVRADLLDRLVNHAGEVAIYRSRLEQQLGAFRGAMGELERTNARLRDQLRRLDLETEAQIVARYQREQDQADHKFDPLELDRFSTLQQLSRALNESAADLGGLQGVLDDLSRQYDSLLQQQSRVSSELQDGLMRARMVPFDGLVPRLRRVVRQAGMDTGKQVHLTLEGTHGELDRNVLDRMVAPLEHMLRNSVAHGLEAPEQRRAAGKPEEGEIAIRLHREGSEIVLDVADDGAGLDREAIRRRAIERGLLPADAQPSEQELDNLIFASGFSTADQVSQLAGRGVGMDVVGNEVRQLGGSVDIQSVRGQGVRFTLRLPQTLAVTQAVFVQIGETTFAVPVASVSGIGRLSHERFEAADSSYRYSGEDYPLYDLGSLVGQAPARADGQAQVPLLLVRAGDLRAAVAIDQVLGNREVVVKPVGLQIASVPGIYGATITGDGRVVVILDVAPLVRRFLANPTAPVLVNAPRQERQVPLVMVVDDSLTMRKVTGRILERHNFEVSVARDGVEALEQLEERVPDLMLLDIEMPRMDGYELATAMRADPRYKDVPIVMITSRSGDKHRQRAFEIGVQRYLGKPYQELDLMRNVYDLLGIARVRE, via the coding sequence ATGAGCAGCCTGCGCGATGCGATGAGCCACGCGGCCCTGGGCTGGGTCAAGCCCGAACTGGACGAGACCCTGCGCCTGGTGCGCAACGAGGTCGAGTACTTCGCCGAAGACCCGGGCGACAGCAGCCGCATGCGCATCTGCGCCGGCTACCTGCACCAGGTGCAGGGCACGCTGCGCATGGTTGAACTGTATGCACCGGCGATGGTGGCCGAAGAGCTGGAACAGCTCGCCATTGCTGTCGGCAAGGGCGAGGTGGCAGAGCGCGATGAGGCCTGCGCCACCCTGATGCGCGGCAGCGTGCTGCTGCCCGATTACCTGGAGCGCCTGCAGAACGGGCACCGTGACATTCCGATCGTGCTGCAGCCGCTGCTCAACGAGATCCGCGCCGCCCGTGGCGAAGCGCTGATCAACGACAGCGTGCTGTTCGCGTTCGCGCCCGATTCGGTGACCGCCACTGAAGCGGAACTGGACCACGCACGTGGCAGCCTCAGCGGCCGCAACCGCGAGCTGCTGGATACCGTTGGCAATGCGGTCAAGGAAGAACTGCTGCAGGTCAAGGACGCCCTGGACCTGCACCTGCGTACCGACGGCGCGCCGCAACAGCTGCAGGAGCAGGTGACCAAGCTGGGCTCGGTGGCCGATACGCTGGGCATGCTCGGCCTCGGCGCCGCGCGCGGCGTGGTCGTGCAGCAGCGTGATGCACTGCGCGGGGTTGTCGAAGGCCGCCAGCAGATCGACGAAGACATGCTGCTGGATATCGCTGGTGCGCTGCTTTATGTCGATGCATCGCTGGACGACCAGGTCGCACACCTCGGTGCCAGTGGCAGTGGCCAGGATGATCCGAGCGCGGTGGAGAACCGGCGCACGGTGGAAGTGCTGGCGCACGAGGCGATCGCCAATTTCGCCGCCGCCCGCGAGCATTTCGTCGCCTTCATTGAAACCAGCTGGAACCACGCGGAGCTGCAGGATGTGCCGCGCCTGCTCGGCGATGTCTCCGGCGCATTGCGCATGCTCGATCTGGGCACCGCCGCCGACTACCTGCGCGGCGTGCAGCAGTACATCGAAGCCGAACTGATCGGTCGCCAGCGCGTGCCCAGTGGACGCCAGCTGGACACCCTGGCCGATGCCATGGCCAGCCTGGAGTACTACCTGGAAGCGCTGCGCGACCGCCGTCCGGGTCGCGAGGACATCCTCGACATCACCCGCAGCAGCCTGGAAGCGCTGCGCTACTGGCCGCTGCCCGAGCGTGGCGTGGCCGCAGCCGAGCCGGTGCAGCCGGTCGAGCGCGAAGCCGTGCCCGTGCCGGCTGTTCCGCTGCAGATCGAACCGCTGGACGCCATCGTGCAGGCCGCCGCGCCGACGCCGGGCGACGTGCCCGCCTCGCTGCCCGATTTCACCTTTGATCCGCTGCCGGAGGCCCCGGCAGCCGACAATGGCCTGATGTTCGGATCGCTGGCTACGCCGGCTGTCCCTGCCGAACCGCGCGACACCCCGGCGCCACTGCTGTTTGCCGCCTCCAGCGCACCCGCGCCGGAAGTGCCGCAATGGGAACTGGGCGGGTTCGACGCGCCGGCAGGTACGGCTGCCGAACACAGCGACGAGCGTGCGCCGACGTTCGCCAGCTTCGATCCGGTCAGCTTCGATCCGCTGTCCGTCGAACAGTCCAACGCCGCTGCCTGGACGTTGTCCGAAGCGCCGGTGCTGGAAGAGGCCGACGCGCAGGCAACCGCTGTAGACGTCAACGATGACGCCCTCCTGGCGACCTCGTTGGACGAGGCGTCGTTTGCTGCGCCGCTGGATGCGGTCATTTCGCCAGCGTTCGATCCGGTTGCCGCCGAACAGGACGGTCCGCCGCTGCTGAACGACGATGTGGTGTTCCGTTTCGACAGCAGCCTGCTGGACAACGCCGATGACGTGCTTTCGCTGGAGGCGATGGAAACGCTGTCGCTGGACGACGAACAGGAGTCGCCTGCGACGCTGGAGCTCGTTGACGCAGTTGCGGTGCCGCAGGCGAACGATGGCTTGGCCGTTGCCGAATTGACCGACGCCACCGCCGAGACCGAGGCTGAGGCTTACGTCGAACCGGTCGCTGATCTGCGCGCGTCCGAAGACCTGCCGGCATCGGCGGCTGCGCCGACCGTGTCTCTGGTCGATGTGGATACCATTGCGCCAATCGACTTCAGCGAAGCCGATGCGCAGTTCTTCGCAGAGCTGAATGCCGCCGCCGCCGACTTCAACCCCCAGGCCATGCAGGCAACTGCCGGGCCGACCGAAACCGTACCGCCGGCCGTGGCCGAGGGCGGGTTCGAGGCGGGTTTCGACGACGATGCCGAAAACATCGACCAGGACATCCGCGAGGTGTTCCTGGAAGAATTCGACGACGAGCTGGGCAATCTCGGCACGCTGCTGCCGGCATGGCGCATGCAGCCGGACAACATGGATCGGCTGCGGCCGATCCGGCGCATCTTCCACACCCTGAAGGGCAGTGGCCGCCTGGTCGGCGCGCGTACCCTGGGTGAGTTCGCGTGGAAGATCGAGGGCATGCTCAATCGCGTGCTCGATGGCACCCGTGCCCCCACGCCGGCGGTGCTGGCGATGGTCGATCACGCATACACGGCACTGCCGCAGTTGAACGCGGCACTGCGCGACGGCCAGCGTGTCAGCGTGGACCTGCAGGCGATGCAGGCCATCGCCGATCGCGTAGGTGCAGGCGAAGAGACGTTCTACGTTGCGCTGCCGGGCGCTGCTGCACCGGCGCTGGTGGCAGCGGCCGATGCTGTCGAGCCCGTTGGCAGCGCCGAGCCGGTTGTCGATGTCCCGGCAGAGAGCGCTGTCGAAGCGGCGGGTACGCCGGCCAACATCGACAGCGTGCTGCGCGAGATCCTGGAAGCCGAGGTGGAACTGCACCAGGCCACGCTGCAGGGCTGGTTGCGCTCGGCGCAACAGGCGCCGCACCCGGTCAGCGACGCGTTGCTGCGTGCGGTGCACACCATGAACGGCGCCTTCGCGATGACCGAAGTGCCGGAAATCACCGCCGTTACCGGCGGCGCCGAGTCGTACATCAAGCGCGCGCTGGCCGCCGAGGTGGTGCCCGGTGATGACGCCGTGGCGGCCCTGGACGAGACCGCGCAGGCGATCAACGCGACCATGGACGCGCTGCAGGCCGAGCAGCCGCGGATTGCGCCGCAGGCTGAACTGGCGCAGCGCCTGCAGGCGCTGGCCGGTGAACTGCCGGAAGCACGCTGGCCGATGACCGGGCTGGACGTCGAGGATGAGGACGAAGACGAAGACGAAGACGACCAGCTGCTTTCGCTGGTCGCCGATGCCGATACCGATGTGGACGTGTCGACGCATGAGGTCGGGATCGAGCCGGAAGCCGGGCGTGATACCGATGATGTCGATGCTGCCGATGCCGACGTGCTGGATGCAGTGCAGGTCAGCGAGGACGCGTTGAGCGACGCGGGCCTGGAGTCCGCTGAGTTGACCGGCAGCGATGATCTGTCGCGTTACTTCGACGCAGGATGGCCTTCGATGCCGGACGCCCCGGCACCGGAATCGACGTTGGAAGTGGCTGCTGCCACGCTCGTTGCCGCGGAGATTGAAGCCGGACAGGCGGTGGTGACATCGGAAGACACTGCGTTGGAGGACGCCGCGTTGACTGCGGTGGACGATCTGTCGCCGTATCTGGACGCCAGCGCGCTGCCGGTTGACGACCGCGACCTGGATGTCGCAAACGACCTGAATACGCCGCTGCCGTTCACACCTGAAATGGCGGTGGATGAAGACGCTGCTGCAGTGCCGCTCGACAGCGAGCTGTCCAGCCTGCAGGATGAAATGGCTGTGCCGGGCTTCGCAGACCCGGTCACGCTGGAAGCCGCGCTCGAGGCCGGCCTTCACGTGATCGATGAGGAGCAGGACCGGGACGAAGACGGGCAATGGCCCGTGCTCGGCCTGCAGGCCAGCGAACTCGCGCCTGGCGAGGCGGAAGCCTTTGCCGAGGATGCGGACGTCGGCGGGGAGGCGGCGGTCGGTGAAGGAGAGAGCACCGACCAGCCGTCCCCGGCGACGGTGGAAGACGTCGGGCCCGTGGAGACGGCGCAGGACGCCATTTCGCCCTCGCGTTTCTTCGAACTGGAAGATGCTCCGGGCCAGGCTGCCGTGGTGGACAGCGGCATGATCGTGGTGCCGGTCGCGATGGAGGCTGCGGCGATCGACGCCGAACCTGTCGCCGTCGACAGCGCCGACGCGGCGGTGCCGGCGGATACGGCTGTGCTCGAGGCCCAGACCGAGTCCGAGACCGAGTCCGAGACCGAAGAAAGCGCCGACCTGCTCGACTTCAGCGTCTATGACCGCGAGCTGGTCGACATCTTCGTCGAGGAAGGCAAGGACCTGCTGGATCATTGCGATGGGCTGATCAGCGAACTGCGCGAAGCGCCGCAGGACCGCGAAGCCCTGGCCGGCCTGCAGCGCGATCTGCATACGCTGAAGGGCGGCGCGCGCATGGCGGGCATCAACGCCATCGGCGATCTCGGCCACAGCATCGAATCGCTGCTGGAGGCTGTCGCCGGCGGGCGTACCGAGATCGAACGTCGTGACGTGCAGTTGCTGGAACGCGGTTTCGATCGTCTGCACCAGCTGCTGACCCGCACTGGCGAACACCGCATTGTCGAGCCGGCACAGGATCTGCTCGATGCCTTTGAAGCACGGACCACGACCGACATCGCCGCCGCTGCCAGCGCAGCTGCAGCCGCTGCTGCCGTCGTGGCGGAGCAGGCCCCGCAGGCGACTCCGGCCGTGGCCGTGGTCGACGCCCCGTTGTCGGCACCGTTGCCGGTGGAAGGCTCCACCGAAGAAGACCCGCTGGCCCGTCCGCAGCAGGAACAGGTGCGTGTGCGCGCCGATCTGCTCGACCGCCTGGTCAACCACGCCGGTGAAGTGGCGATCTACCGTTCGCGCCTGGAACAGCAGCTCGGCGCCTTCCGCGGCGCGATGGGCGAGCTGGAACGCACCAACGCGCGTCTGCGCGACCAGCTGCGTCGCCTGGACCTGGAAACCGAAGCGCAGATCGTTGCCCGCTACCAACGCGAGCAGGACCAGGCCGACCACAAGTTCGATCCGCTGGAACTGGACCGTTTCTCCACCCTGCAGCAGCTCAGCCGCGCGCTGAACGAGTCCGCCGCCGATCTGGGTGGCCTGCAGGGCGTGCTGGACGATCTGTCGCGCCAGTACGATTCGCTCCTGCAGCAGCAGTCGCGTGTCAGTTCGGAACTGCAGGACGGCCTGATGCGCGCGCGCATGGTGCCGTTCGACGGCCTGGTGCCGCGCCTGCGCCGGGTGGTCCGCCAGGCCGGCATGGACACCGGCAAGCAGGTCCACCTGACCCTGGAAGGCACCCACGGCGAACTCGACCGCAACGTGCTTGATCGCATGGTTGCGCCGCTGGAGCACATGCTGCGCAACTCGGTTGCCCATGGCCTGGAAGCGCCGGAACAACGTCGTGCCGCCGGCAAGCCGGAAGAGGGCGAAATCGCCATCCGCCTGCACCGCGAGGGCTCGGAAATCGTGCTGGACGTGGCCGACGATGGCGCTGGCCTGGATCGTGAAGCGATCCGCCGTCGCGCCATCGAACGCGGCTTGCTGCCTGCCGATGCGCAGCCGAGCGAGCAGGAACTGGACAACCTGATCTTTGCTTCGGGCTTCTCCACTGCCGACCAGGTCAGCCAGCTGGCGGGCCGTGGCGTCGGCATGGACGTGGTCGGCAACGAAGTGCGCCAGCTCGGCGGCTCGGTCGACATCCAGTCGGTACGTGGCCAGGGCGTGCGTTTCACCCTGCGCCTGCCGCAGACGCTGGCGGTCACCCAGGCGGTGTTCGTGCAGATCGGCGAAACCACCTTCGCAGTACCGGTGGCGTCGGTCAGTGGCATTGGACGGCTGTCGCACGAACGCTTCGAAGCGGCCGACAGCAGCTACCGCTACAGCGGCGAAGACTATCCGCTGTACGACCTCGGCAGTCTGGTCGGCCAGGCGCCGGCGCGCGCCGACGGCCAGGCCCAGGTGCCGCTGCTGCTGGTCCGCGCGGGCGACCTGCGCGCCGCCGTTGCGATCGACCAGGTGCTGGGCAACCGCGAAGTCGTGGTCAAGCCGGTGGGCCTGCAGATCGCCTCGGTACCGGGCATCTATGGCGCCACCATCACCGGCGATGGCCGCGTGGTGGTGATCCTGGACGTGGCCCCGCTGGTGCGTCGCTTCCTGGCCAACCCGACCGCGCCGGTGCTGGTCAATGCACCCCGCCAGGAACGCCAGGTGCCGTTGGTGATGGTGGTGGACGATTCGCTGACCATGCGCAAGGTCACCGGCCGCATCCTGGAGCGTCACAACTTCGAGGTGAGCGTCGCCCGCGATGGCGTCGAAGCCCTGGAACAGCTGGAAGAGCGCGTGCCGGACCTGATGCTGCTGGATATCGAAATGCCGCGGATGGACGGTTACGAGCTGGCTACCGCAATGCGCGCCGACCCGCGCTACAAGGACGTGCCGATCGTGATGATCACCTCGCGCAGCGGCGACAAGCACCGCCAGCGCGCCTTCGAAATCGGTGTGCAGCGCTACCTGGGCAAGCCGTACCAGGAGCTGGACCTGATGCGTAACGTGTACGACTTGCTGGGGATTGCCCGTGTCCGTGAGTGA
- a CDS encoding chemotaxis protein CheW, whose amino-acid sequence MRSPFDILEAYERRSLAHAVQLPGRQFAQDLWRGVGFRVGQRRLVSDFREVVEIVPMPPVTPVPCAQPWLLGVGNLRGNLFPVVDLKYFLEGARTVQQEGQRVLIMRQAGGDVALTIDELFGQRSFELTQQIEAGSLAEGRYGHFVDRAFHADGNDWGVFSLSLLSRTPEFRQAAA is encoded by the coding sequence ATGCGCTCGCCCTTCGACATTCTTGAAGCCTACGAACGGCGCAGCCTGGCCCACGCGGTGCAGCTGCCCGGGCGACAGTTCGCCCAGGACCTGTGGCGTGGCGTCGGATTCCGTGTCGGCCAGCGCCGGCTGGTGTCCGATTTCCGCGAAGTGGTGGAGATCGTACCGATGCCGCCGGTGACCCCGGTGCCCTGCGCGCAGCCCTGGCTGCTGGGCGTGGGCAACCTGCGCGGCAACCTGTTCCCGGTGGTCGACCTGAAGTACTTCCTGGAAGGTGCGCGCACCGTCCAGCAGGAAGGCCAGCGCGTGCTGATCATGCGCCAGGCCGGTGGCGACGTCGCCCTGACCATTGACGAACTGTTCGGCCAGCGCAGTTTCGAGCTGACCCAGCAGATCGAGGCCGGTTCACTGGCTGAAGGACGCTACGGGCACTTCGTCGATCGCGCTTTCCATGCCGATGGCAACGACTGGGGCGTGTTCTCGCTCTCGCTGCTGTCGCGCACCCCTGAATTCCGGCAAGCCGCGGCCTGA
- the pilG gene encoding twitching motility response regulator PilG — protein sequence MTENTTAGGELAGLRVMVIDDSKTIRRTAETLLKREGCEVVTATDGFEALAKIADQQPQIIFVDIMMPRLDGYQTCALIKGNQLFKATPVIMLSSKDGLFDKARGRIVGSEQYLTKPFTREELLGAIRTYVNA from the coding sequence ATGACTGAAAACACGACTGCGGGCGGGGAGCTCGCAGGACTCCGGGTGATGGTCATCGATGACTCGAAGACCATCCGCAGGACTGCGGAAACACTACTGAAGCGCGAAGGCTGCGAAGTAGTGACCGCAACGGACGGTTTCGAGGCCTTGGCCAAGATCGCCGACCAGCAGCCGCAGATCATCTTCGTCGACATCATGATGCCGCGCCTGGATGGCTACCAGACCTGCGCACTGATCAAGGGCAACCAGCTGTTCAAGGCGACCCCGGTGATCATGCTGTCGTCCAAGGATGGTCTGTTCGACAAGGCGCGGGGGCGCATCGTCGGCTCGGAGCAATATCTGACCAAGCCATTCACGCGCGAAGAACTGCTGGGTGCCATCCGCACGTACGTCAACGCCTGA
- the gshB gene encoding glutathione synthase produces the protein MPLNVIVVMDPIAHIKIAKDTTFAMLLEAQRRGHALHYVRPGGLALEGGVAVAWTAPLQVRDDPAGWYELGAFSRIEFGPGQIVLMRKDPPVDAEYVYDTQVLDVAAAAGACVVNNPQGLRDYNEKLAALLFPQCCPPTLVSRDAKALKAFALEHGQAVLKPLDGMGGRSIFRSGQGDPNLNVILETLTDGGRKLALAQKFIPDITAGDKRILLVDGEPVDYCLARIPQGDEFRGNLAAGGRGEGRPLSERDRWIAAQVGPEMKRRGMRFVGLDVIGDFLTEVNVTSPTCVRELDAQYGLNIAGTLFDAIEADLH, from the coding sequence ATGCCGTTGAACGTCATCGTGGTGATGGATCCCATCGCCCACATCAAGATCGCCAAGGACACCACGTTCGCCATGCTGCTGGAAGCCCAGCGCCGCGGCCATGCCCTGCACTACGTGCGCCCGGGCGGGCTGGCGCTGGAAGGCGGGGTGGCCGTGGCCTGGACCGCCCCCTTGCAGGTGCGCGACGACCCGGCCGGCTGGTACGAGCTGGGCGCATTCAGCCGGATTGAATTCGGCCCCGGCCAGATCGTGCTGATGCGCAAGGACCCACCGGTCGACGCCGAGTACGTCTACGACACCCAGGTGCTGGATGTCGCTGCCGCCGCCGGTGCCTGCGTGGTCAACAACCCGCAGGGCCTGCGCGACTACAACGAGAAGCTGGCAGCGCTGCTGTTCCCGCAGTGCTGCCCGCCAACCCTGGTCAGCCGCGATGCCAAGGCGCTGAAGGCCTTCGCGCTGGAACACGGCCAGGCCGTGCTGAAGCCGCTGGATGGCATGGGTGGGCGCTCGATCTTCCGCAGCGGCCAGGGCGATCCCAACCTGAACGTGATCCTGGAAACGCTGACCGACGGCGGTCGCAAGCTCGCCCTGGCCCAGAAGTTCATTCCCGACATCACCGCCGGCGACAAGCGCATCCTGCTGGTCGATGGCGAGCCGGTCGACTACTGCCTGGCGCGCATTCCGCAGGGCGATGAGTTCCGCGGCAACCTGGCCGCCGGTGGCCGCGGCGAAGGCCGCCCGCTGAGCGAACGCGACCGCTGGATCGCCGCCCAGGTCGGCCCGGAGATGAAGCGTCGTGGCATGCGTTTCGTCGGCCTGGACGTCATCGGTGACTTCCTGACCGAGGTCAACGTGACCAGCCCGACCTGCGTGCGCGAACTGGACGCGCAGTACGGCCTGAACATCGCCGGCACCCTGTTCGACGCGATCGAGGCCGATCTGCACTGA
- a CDS encoding methyl-accepting chemotaxis protein, whose amino-acid sequence MSTASDATKSGKLRLGGSNLWLALLALSMILFGVNTGVSTWQGSRLADAGSKAADLQVLSQQLANQGRDAVGGNAQAFTAFKATRNAIEQNVSTLQGRYGNEPGVSRAISTLADTWTPLGKQAGQLVASEPAVLALAGNANNFSGAVPGLQAQLNELVRAMSASGAPASQVYSALQQVVVAGSMARRVTEIRAGGTAAAAAGDALARDITVFSQVLDALRNGNEDLGITAVRGAAAVAALEQSQQKWEAMKQDADAILASSRQLFAAQSAAATLGQGSAKMLTDSRKLFEAFSSFGSVSDTRLFPNFWIGVVSGALSLIAIIGFVSTNVRSRSREQELRYQTQVEFNSRNQQAIMRLLDEISSLGEGDLTVKASVTEDMTGAIADAINYAVDELRHLVTTINDTSAKVALSTQETQATAMQLAEAAGHQANQITSASDRIGEIAASIEQVSRNSAESADVAQRSVVIAAEGAGVVRETIQGMDQIRDQIQETSKRIKRLGESSQEIGSIVELINDISEQTNILALNAAVQAASAGEAGRGFAVVADEVQRLAERTSGATRRIENLVQAIQADTNEAVTSMEQTTAEVVSGARLAEDAGTALTEIERVSNALNTLIKNISIAAQQQSSAASDITRTMGVIRQITGQTSQGAGQTAESIGHLAQLAADLRRSVADFKLPA is encoded by the coding sequence ATGAGTACTGCTTCGGATGCCACCAAGTCCGGCAAGCTGCGGCTGGGCGGCAGCAACCTCTGGCTGGCGCTGTTGGCGCTGTCGATGATCCTGTTCGGCGTGAACACGGGTGTGTCCACCTGGCAGGGCAGCCGCCTGGCCGATGCCGGCTCCAAGGCCGCGGACCTGCAGGTGCTGTCGCAGCAGCTGGCCAACCAGGGTCGTGACGCGGTGGGCGGCAACGCGCAGGCCTTCACCGCCTTCAAGGCCACCCGCAACGCGATCGAGCAGAACGTATCGACCCTGCAGGGGCGCTACGGCAACGAGCCCGGCGTGTCGCGGGCGATCTCGACCCTGGCCGACACCTGGACGCCGCTGGGCAAGCAGGCAGGCCAGCTGGTCGCCAGTGAACCGGCAGTGCTGGCCCTGGCCGGCAACGCCAACAACTTCTCCGGCGCGGTGCCGGGCCTGCAGGCCCAGTTGAACGAACTGGTGCGTGCGATGTCCGCCTCCGGCGCCCCGGCGTCGCAGGTCTACAGTGCCCTGCAGCAGGTGGTGGTGGCCGGTTCGATGGCGCGTCGCGTGACTGAAATACGCGCCGGCGGCACGGCTGCGGCCGCTGCCGGTGACGCGCTGGCCCGCGACATCACCGTGTTCTCGCAGGTGCTCGATGCGCTGCGCAATGGCAACGAGGATCTGGGCATCACCGCCGTGCGCGGCGCTGCCGCCGTTGCGGCGCTGGAGCAGTCGCAGCAGAAGTGGGAGGCGATGAAGCAGGACGCCGACGCGATCCTGGCCAGCTCGCGCCAGCTGTTCGCCGCGCAGTCCGCTGCCGCCACGCTGGGCCAGGGTTCGGCGAAGATGCTGACCGACAGCCGCAAGCTGTTCGAAGCGTTCTCCTCGTTCGGCTCGGTGTCCGACACCCGCCTGTTCCCGAATTTCTGGATCGGCGTGGTATCCGGTGCGCTGTCGCTGATCGCGATCATCGGCTTCGTCTCCACCAACGTGCGCAGCCGCTCGCGCGAACAGGAACTGCGCTACCAGACCCAGGTGGAGTTCAACAGCCGCAACCAGCAGGCGATCATGCGGCTGCTGGATGAAATCTCCTCGCTCGGTGAGGGCGACCTGACCGTGAAAGCCTCGGTGACCGAGGACATGACTGGCGCGATCGCAGACGCCATCAACTACGCGGTGGATGAACTGCGCCACCTGGTGACCACCATCAACGACACCTCGGCCAAGGTCGCGCTGTCGACCCAGGAAACGCAGGCAACGGCGATGCAGCTGGCCGAAGCGGCCGGCCACCAGGCCAACCAGATCACCTCGGCGTCGGACCGGATCGGCGAAATCGCCGCCAGCATCGAGCAGGTATCGCGCAACTCGGCCGAGTCGGCCGACGTGGCACAGCGTTCGGTGGTGATCGCCGCCGAAGGTGCCGGCGTGGTCCGCGAGACCATCCAGGGCATGGACCAGATCCGCGACCAGATCCAGGAAACCTCCAAGCGCATCAAGCGCCTGGGCGAGTCCTCGCAGGAGATCGGCTCGATCGTGGAACTGATCAACGACATTTCCGAGCAGACCAACATCCTGGCGTTGAACGCGGCTGTGCAGGCGGCGTCGGCCGGTGAAGCCGGTCGCGGTTTCGCGGTCGTGGCCGACGAAGTGCAGCGCCTGGCAGAGCGCACCTCCGGTGCGACCCGACGCATCGAGAACCTGGTCCAGGCCATTCAGGCCGATACCAACGAAGCGGTCACCTCCATGGAACAGACCACCGCCGAAGTGGTGTCCGGTGCACGCCTGGCCGAAGACGCCGGTACCGCACTGACCGAGATCGAGCGCGTGTCCAATGCACTCAACACCCTCATCAAGAACATCTCCATCGCCGCGCAGCAGCAGTCGTCGGCGGCGTCGGACATCACCCGCACGATGGGCGTGATCCGCCAGATCACCGGCCAGACCTCGCAGGGTGCCGGGCAGACCGCCGAGTCGATCGGCCACCTGGCGCAGCTGGCGGCCGACCTGCGTCGTTCGGTGGCCGACTTCAAGCTGCCGGCGTGA